The Sphingomonas carotinifaciens genomic sequence CCTCGCCGGCTGGGGCACGTTCGGCGGCGCCAATCTCGAACTCGATGCGATCGGCGGCTACAAGACCACGGTCGGCTCCGCCACCGTCGATGCGGGCGTGACCTGGTACACCTATCCGGGCGGCGCGTCCGAGTCGGACGTGGTCGAATTCTTCAGTCGCCTGTCCGGTGTCGCGGGGCCCGCCACGCTGACCGCCGGCGTCTATTACGCGCCCAAGCAGACCTCGCTCGGCAATTTCTCCAACACCCCGTTCAGCCGCGGCCAGCGCCAGCACAATGTCTACCTGACCGGCGACGGCGTCGTGGCCGTCCCCAACACGCCCGTCACGCTGAAGGCGCATATCGGCTATTCGGACGGCAATCCCGGCCTCGGCCCCAACGGCACCAGCCTGGCCCCCACCGGCGAATATTGGGACTGGGGCGTCGGCGCCGACGTGGTCGCGTACAAGAACTTGACGTTCAACGTCTCCTATATCGATA encodes the following:
- a CDS encoding TorF family putative porin, coding for MRFSTLLLGGLMLAATTPAFAQDTAPPEPITVSGSVAVLTDYRLRGISQTNRNAAVQGALTVAHESGFYIGTFASNLAGWGTFGGANLELDAIGGYKTTVGSATVDAGVTWYTYPGGASESDVVEFFSRLSGVAGPATLTAGVYYAPKQTSLGNFSNTPFSRGQRQHNVYLTGDGVVAVPNTPVTLKAHIGYSDGNPGLGPNGTSLAPTGEYWDWGVGADVVAYKNLTFNVSYIDTDITRAESAYLQPNFSKFQEPGGKSIANGTVLFSLTAAF